One window of Triticum dicoccoides isolate Atlit2015 ecotype Zavitan chromosome 5A, WEW_v2.0, whole genome shotgun sequence genomic DNA carries:
- the LOC119303514 gene encoding uncharacterized protein LOC119303514: MRLSHCETYCASPLCYIPCLPKSKDAPPAADAVSAPPCPVEDKPPQVQKIEVVAPAAAAADKDEDGKDHKEHEDGEKTAAVPLPKSNLKKANCGDDGVCAPKGNVKWLDLLGKDLTEVKEFEPSESGDSMDDEGISTCVCVIQ, from the exons ATGAGGCTCTCGCACTGTGAGACctactgcgcctcccccctctgctACATCCCCTGCCTCCCCAAATCCAAAGATGCACCACCAGCCGCCGACGCCGTCTCCGCGCCGCCCTGCCCGGTCGAGGACAAGCCGCCCCAGGTCCAGAAGATTGAGGTCgtcgcgccggcggcggcggcggccgacaaggatgaagacggcaAGGACCACAAGGAGCACGAGGACGGCGAGAAGACGGCGGCGGTGCCACTACCCAAGAGCAACCTCAAGAAGGCCAACTGCGGCGACGACGGCGTGTGCGCCCCCAAGGGCAATGTGAAGTGGCTTGATTTGCTGGGGAAGGATCTCACCGAGGTCAAGGAGTTCGAGCCAAG CGAATCCGGAGACTCAATGGACGACGAAGGCATCTCGACGTGCGTGTGCGTCATCCAATGA